One genomic window of Eggerthella timonensis includes the following:
- a CDS encoding type II toxin-antitoxin system HicA family toxin, with the protein MPPKPFEIYRRLLREGWQGNGCKGSHRKLSKDGKRVTVPLHRKELAKGTWERIRKDAGWR; encoded by the coding sequence ATGCCTCCGAAACCGTTCGAGATATACCGTCGATTACTCAGGGAAGGCTGGCAGGGCAACGGCTGTAAAGGATCTCATCGGAAGTTGTCGAAGGACGGAAAAAGGGTCACTGTCCCGCTCCATCGCAAAGAGTTGGCGAAGGGTACGTGGGAAAGAATTCGCAAAGATGCCGGGTGGCGTTGA
- a CDS encoding type II toxin-antitoxin system HicB family antitoxin, producing MPGGVDRAIDESEVDMHYVYPAVFTENELGGYSVCFIDFEGGYTDGDDMEDAVTMAEEVLWLLIDDYLQLDKPLPKPTYPQDHEGLLVAVSVDVDTERGMLTTRMAASMLGVSDARVRQMVGSGQLASKKQGRDNYVYLWSVKERLSNPPKQGRPRKSASDNPVGCAP from the coding sequence ATGCCGGGTGGCGTTGATCGGGCAATCGACGAGAGCGAGGTTGACATGCATTACGTGTATCCGGCTGTGTTCACCGAGAACGAATTGGGAGGCTATAGCGTTTGTTTCATCGACTTCGAAGGCGGCTACACCGACGGCGATGACATGGAAGATGCCGTCACGATGGCAGAGGAGGTCCTCTGGCTCCTCATCGACGACTACCTGCAGCTCGACAAGCCGTTGCCGAAGCCGACGTACCCGCAGGACCACGAGGGCTTGCTGGTGGCCGTTTCGGTCGACGTCGATACCGAGCGGGGAATGCTTACCACCAGGATGGCGGCCTCCATGCTCGGCGTGAGCGATGCCCGCGTGCGCCAGATGGTCGGCTCGGGCCAGCTCGCCTCCAAAAAGCAGGGCCGCGACAACTACGTGTACCTGTGGAGCGTGAAGGAGCGTTTGAGCAATCCCCCGAAACAGGGACGCCCGCGCAAAAGCGCATCCGACAATCCTGTCGGATGCGCTCCCTAG